AAGTTGGAAATTACCAACGCTGTGGACAAGAAATGGCTTTGGGAAGGAGGTTCAGTACTTAGCACCAACTGATTTTACTATTTAATGCTGGCCTACAGATCTGAAAGGTACCACTGCAGTCTGCCCAAGCAGCAGAACGGAAGAATCCATCTGCCCTGGCAccaacaaatattttaatgtggGCCCAGGACTAAATACAATGCAGCAAATTAAAATTTAGCTCTCTGTGGCATGTAGCTGAGTTAGTCTATGTGATTTCTGCATTCATTTCACTCAAAACCACAAGGAACATTATCCTCCCAGCACCATGAAAATTAGTTACGTTCCAAGCTTGCTGCCCTCCCTCCTTAAACTATTAGGAAATATTGACTTTCCACAGATCATGGtttgctgtggctctgctgcatCTGTATTGTTAATTGTGGAAGAGAAATACATAAATAAGCACCATCAAAAGCCTCATTAAGTGGCAGTGAAAACTTAATAAGAGCATCCAAACACTGGGTAAGTGTTTATAATCACAGTGACAGCTTGTttccctgcaccagcagcagagatgtgcATTTCACAAGCTCTGTGGGAAGCTGTCAGGGTgccacactgccctgtgacactgcccacGGCACAACGCGTGTGAGCAACCATGGCAACCTCTGAGTCAGGGAATTTACAGTTTGCTCATCCACATTTGTAAACCAGCACCATTTAGCAATCTTGTCCAGCTGGAGCTGAAACACCACAAATTCAATGTTAAATTTCATCAGGTGGCTAAAATGGCCATTTCAAGTTCTCTTAGAAATCAGGAAGGTTCACctactacttaaaaaaaaaacagcaaaagccTCACAAGGCCTTGTAAGGCTTTTTTTCTATGAACATGAATCTAAAGCCTTCTTACCTTTGACCAATCATAGCTGGAAGCATAAGCAAATATATTGCCATTGTGGTTGAAACAACAGGCAGATATTGGCTGGTCCAGCTGCTCTGAGGTTTTTAGCTTTGTCCGTGCATCTTTATCCCAAAAGCTGAATCTCCCATCAGACCCTACTGTGGCCAGAGTACCATGGACAGGGTGGAATGCAATCCCATTCACCTGCAGGGCCACACAGAACACCGTGTAAAACACCACACAACAGGTGATGGACACACTCACAGAAGGTGTGCTGAACTCTGTGAGAGGAAATACATTAAATTTCAACTAAATACAGCTCTGAaatctttaaaatttctttggagaaaaaatcccccaaaacaaccaaagaaaAACCACCAAAGCAACAAGAACAACACCATCTTTTTGGCTTGATATCTAATATTTCAATGCATAATGCCATTACACAACTATTGTTTCAATAGCTGCAAAATCAACAAGTGTCAACTCCACTTGTTGACAAGCAGATTCAATGAAAGGCTGATCTAATGCTTGTTTTATAAGagtataaattttttttatatatatataaatggttttttgtatttttcctcttAAAGAATGACTATGACAGGTCTTCAAATGTGCCTAAGACAGCCTTAGGCAAGATAAAAGGTCAAGGAGAACAATTCAGAGCCAATTTTACATCAGGAGTGTGCAGTGTATATCAGATACATGCTGGATACTCACAGCATAGATGTCCTGAGGTGCTGATGTGTTTGTTCCATTGGAGCGATGGCATTTAAAAGTGAAATTATCTTTTGCActggaaaggaaattaaaaagtttaaaatatttggaaaagaaagctttttctttccatcACTGTGGCCTGAGCAATAGAGAGAGGATGTTTTATTGAACACTTACGGGTTTGGGGGGTTGATATAATGAATAGCTACTCTGCCTTCAATGCTTCCAAGGGCAAATCCAGTTGGTTTGTTCACTTTGTCTTTGAAAATAGCAACACAGCGGTGCTGAATTTGAGAAAGATACAAAGCAGTTTTAGACAGAGACATCTTTTCCACAGGGACACAAAACTTCAAAGTCATCAATGCAAGGTAAAGCAAAACCAATAGCAAGGTCAAGAGATAGCTCTAACTCTGTTGAGAACTTGAGCAACAGTTTAAATTTCTAAATCCTTGTGAAGATGAGCAACAGGTGACTGGAAAACCAGGCCATTGCCATGCTAAGATAACTTGGTTTTGAACCACTGCAGGTTTTTACAAAAAATGTCAAGCCCACAATGTCAATGATCtgtataaatacaaatattattATTTACCTGGTGTTTCAGAGGAGATTCTATTCTTCTGAACTCAGAAGGTTGGTTCTCTAACTGGTAAACTATCAAACCCCTTTCTGCAGTGGCCACAGCTGCCATAGGATGAACCTGGATAAGGTTGTAAAACAGGTTGGAAGAGAGACACTTGTGTTAATTGCATGGCAGAGCACCCTGAAGAACTAAAAGGAATGAGAGAGAGGGAAATAGGAAGCAGATAAAGAAAGAAGTTTTTATTCACGTAACTTCCAACACAAACAGTTTGTCCCTGCCACTGAGAAATTTAACACACCAAAAACCTTCTAATTATGAGCTGATTCTTCCAGTGTGAAGTGCAATGGTGGTTTACAAACTTGTCCAGAATTAAGGGTAGGTCAGTCCTCATGCTGCTTTTTGTGATGCTAAAAGGACACCAAGTGTGTTTTGTATGATGAAAATCCCTATTTTCCAGGGCCTGATCAAGAAGATCAGATTGTGTTCTAGTACTACAATCACACAGACATCAAACACTACCAGTATTCAAatcctgtcccacagcagcccCCAGAACTTCTTCCTACTCCCAGTTATCCAGCTGGCACCAGTGTGCCACAAATCCTGACTTACCACATCTGCACAGTAacacctttcagggagctgcagagtcATCATAGGAGTTGGTGAACGGGTGTCCCAGAACTGAAAggacagagaaaaaacaaacttaCCCTGGAGCTCAGGATACACCTAAAATTACTACAGGACAGGGAATGCAACTGTTTCATTCTTGTTACAGTCAGAACATTCCAACTCCCTGTGAAGTGAGGCTATTCCATTCATTATTAGAgcttaataaaatatttccactTCACATAAATATTTGATACACAAATTACTAGCACACTTTGTGTCCATTTgttcaggtaaaaaaaaatcatacctTCAAAGTTTTATCCCAGCTTCCTGTCATCACACAGCTGTAATTGGGTGCTTTAATCCAGTGGATGGTCTTCACAGGAGCATCATGCTGAAGAAAGAAAGGGCAAACACACATGCAAGAAGCAATCATTAAAGAGAACAACTCTTCTGAAATTACAATTTTAGTCACCATAATTGCATATTCTACAAACAGACATTAACTTCTAATTTGAGAATGTGAATTGTaattctgttgttgttgttgcagtAAAAAGCTGGTACTTGTGAAGTCAATTGAATGacttcttaaaaatatttttcccctctaaTGCATCAGTGAGATCACTGCAGCAGTGGAGAGAGCTCCCTCAAGTAACAGAGGAAACAGAT
This Passer domesticus isolate bPasDom1 chromosome 16, bPasDom1.hap1, whole genome shotgun sequence DNA region includes the following protein-coding sequences:
- the RAE1 gene encoding mRNA export factor RAE1, producing the protein MSLFGSTSGFGTGGTSMFGSTTADNHNPMKDIEVTSPPDDSISCLAFSPPTLPGNFLIAGSWANDVRCWEVQDNGQTIPKAQQMHTGPVLDACWSDDGSKVFTASCDKTAKMWDLNSNQAIQIAQHDAPVKTIHWIKAPNYSCVMTGSWDKTLKFWDTRSPTPMMTLQLPERCYCADVVHPMAAVATAERGLIVYQLENQPSEFRRIESPLKHQHRCVAIFKDKVNKPTGFALGSIEGRVAIHYINPPNPAKDNFTFKCHRSNGTNTSAPQDIYAVNGIAFHPVHGTLATVGSDGRFSFWDKDARTKLKTSEQLDQPISACCFNHNGNIFAYASSYDWSKGHEFYNPQKKNYIFLRNAAEELKPRNKK